Proteins encoded by one window of Corvus cornix cornix isolate S_Up_H32 chromosome 27, ASM73873v5, whole genome shotgun sequence:
- the ACLY gene encoding ATP-citrate synthase isoform X1, with product MSAKAISEQTGKEFLYKYICTSSAIQNRFKYARVTPATDWARLTQDHPWLLSERLVVKPDQLIKRRGKLGLVGINLTLDQVKAWLKQRLGQETTIANAKGILKNFLIEPFVPHKQEEEFYVCIYAAREGDYVLFHHEGGVDVGDVDAKAQKLLVAVDEKLSESDVKKHLLQHAPADKKDILASFICGLFNLYEDLYFTYLEINPLVVTKDGVYILDLAAKIDATADYICKVKWGDVEFPPPFGREAYPEEAYIADLDAKSGASLKLTILNPKGRIWTMVAGGGASVVYSDTICDLGGVNELANYGEYSGAPSEQQTYDYAKTILSLMTREKHPEGKILIIGGSIANFTNVAATFKGIVRAIKDYQGPLKEHEVRIFVRRGGPNYQEGLRVMGEVGKTTGIPIHVFGTETHMTAIVGMALGHRPIPNQPPAAAHTANFLLNASGSPSTPAPSRTASFSESKPDGIAPAKKAKPTAPLDSVPASRPGSGKATTLFSRHTKAIVWGMQTRAVQGMLDFDYICSRDEPSVAAMVYPFTGDHRQKFYWGHKEILIPVYKNMADAMRKHPEVDVLINFASLRSAYDSTVETMNYPQIRTIAIIAEGIPEALTRKLIKAADKKGVTIIGPATVGGIKPGCFKIGNTGGMLDNILASKLYRPGSVAYVSRSGGMSNELNNIISRTTDGVYEGVAIGGDRYPGSTFMDHVLRYQDTAGVKMIVVLGEIGGTEEYKICRGIKEGRITKPVVCWCIGTCATMFSSEVQFGHAGACANQASETAVAKNQALKEAGVFVPRSFDELGEVIQSVYQDLVAKRVIEPAEEVPPPTVPMDYSWARELGLIRKPASFMTSICDERGQELIYAGMPITEVFKEEMGIGGVLGLLWFQRRLPRYACQFIEMCLMVTADHGPAVSGAHNTIVCARAGKDLVSSLTSGLLTIGDRFGGALDAAAKMFSKAFDSGIIPMEFVNKMKKEGKLIMGIGHRVKSINNPDMRVQILKDYVKQHFPATPLLDYALEVEKITTSKKPNLILNVDGFIGVAFVDVLRNCGSFTREEADEYIDIGALNGIFVLGRSMGFIGHYLDQKRLKQGLYRHPWDDISYVLPEHMTM from the exons ATGTCAGCCAAAGCCATCTCTGAGCAGACGGGGAAGGAGTTCTTGTACAAGTACATCTGCACGTCCTCTGCCATCCAGAACCGCTTCAAGTATGCCCGGGTCACCCCAGCCACGGACTGGGCACGGCTCACACAGGACCACCCATGGCTCCTGAGCGAG CGTTTAGTGGTGAAGCCAGATCAGCTCATCAAGAGACGTGGGAAGCTTGGACTGGTTGGGATTAATCTCACTCTGGATCAGGTGAAGGCTTGGCTCAAGCAGCGCCTGGGCCAGGAAACCACG ATTGCTAATGCGAAGGGAATCCTAAAGAACTTTCTGATTGAACCCTTCGTCCCTCACAAACAG GAGGAAGAGTTCTACGTATGCATATACGCTGCCCGTGAGGGAGACTACGTGCTCTTCCACCATGAAGGGGGTGTGGATGTGGGAGATGTGGATGCCAAAGCTCAGAAGCTGCTCGTGGCAGTGGATGAGAAGCTCAGTGAATCGGATGTGAAGAAGCATCTCCTGCAGCATGCACCAGCTGACAAGAAGGA catctTGGCCAGCTTCATCTGTGGCCTGTTCAACCTTTATGAAGATCTGTATTTTACGTACCTTGAGATCAATCCATTAG TGGTGACTAAGGATGGTGTTTACATCCTTGATTTGGCTGCGAAGATTGACGCGACAGCTGACTACATCTGCAAAGTGAAGTGGGGGGATGTGGAGTTCCCCCCTCCTTTTGGCAGGGAAGCTTACCCTGAG gaaGCCTACATTGCTGACCTGGATGCCAAGAGTGGGGCCAGCCTGAAGCTTACGATCCTGAACCCCAAAGGCAGGATCTGGACCATGGTGGCTGGTGGTGGTGCTTCAGTGGTGTACAG tgACACCATTTGTGACCTGGGGGGTGTGAATGAACTGGCGAACTACGGGGAATATTCAGGGGCCCCGAGCGAGCAGCAGACCTACGACTACGCTAAAACCATCCTCTCCCTCATGACCCGAGAGAAGCACCCAGAAG ggAAGATCCTGATTATTGGAGGCAGCATTGCAAACTTCACCAATGTAGCAGCCACCTTTAAA GGCATTGTGAGAGCAATTAAGGATTACCAAGGCCCTCTGAAGGAGCATGAGGTGAGGATCTTTGTACGAAGAGGAGGCCCAAACTACCAGGAAGGGTTACGTGTCATGGGAGAAGTTG GGAAGACCACGGGGATCCCCATCCATGTCTTTGGCACGGAGACCCACATGACTGCGATCGTGGGCATGGCGCTGGGCCACCGGCCGATCCCCAACCAGCCGCCCGCCGCAGCCCACACCGCCAACTTCCTCCTCAACGCCAGCGGCAGCCCCTCG ACTCCAGCACCGAGCAGAACTGCCTCTTTCTCTGAGTCCAAACCAGATGGTATTGCTCCAGCTAAGAAGGCAAAACCAACAGCACCTCTTG ATTCAGTTCCAGCCTCGAGACCTGGTTCAG GTAAAGCCACAACACTGTTCAGCCGCCACACCAAAGCGATTGTGTGGGGGATGCAGACCCGGGCTGTCCAAGGAATGCTGGACTTTGATTACATTTGCTCCCGGGATGAGCCCTCAGTGGCTGCCATGGTTTATCCGTTCAC TGGTGACCACAGGCAGAAGTTCTACTGGGGCCACAAAGAAATCCTGATCCCAGTCTACAAGAACATGGCAGATGCCATGAGGAAGCACCCAGAGGTGGACGTTCTCATCAACTTTGCGTCTCTGCGCTCTGCCTATGACAGCACTGTGGAAACCATGAATTATCCCCAG ATCCGCACCATTGCCATTATTGCCGAGGGCATTCCGGAGGCCCTGACGCGCAAACTGATCAAGGCAGCTGATAAAAAGGGAGTCACCATCATTGGGCCTGCAACT GTTGGTGGGATCAAGCCGGGTTGCTTTAAAATAGGCAACACAGGAGGCATGCTGGATAACATCTTGGCATCGAAGCTGTACCGTCCTGGCAGCGTGGCCTATGTGTCCCGCTCTGGAGGGATGTCCAATGAGCTCAACAACATCATCTCCCGAACCACCGACGGGGTCTATGAGGGGGTGGCCATCGGAGGAGACAG ATATCCTGGTTCAACTTTTATGGATCATGTCCTGCGTTATCAGGATACTGCAGGAGTGAAGATGATTGTAGTACTGGGGGAG atTGGAGGCACAGAAGAGTACAAGATCTGCAGGGGCATTAAAGAAGGCCGGATCACCAAGCCAGTGGTGTGCTGGTGCATTGGTACCTGTGCCACCATGTTCTCCTCAGAG GTGCAGTTTGGCCATGCAGGAGCTTGTGCCAACCAAGCCTCCGAAACTGCTGTAGCAAAGAATCAAGCCTTGAAGGAAGCTGGAGTGTTTGTTCCCCGGAGTTTCGATGAGCTGGGAGAGGTCATTCA GTCTGTGTACCAGGATCTTGTGGCCAAAAGAGTGATTGAACCAGCTGAGGAAGTGCCTCCTCCAACTGTGCCAATGGATTACTCATGGGCAAGg GAGCTGGGACTGATTCGCAAACCAGCTTCCTTCATGACCAGCATCTGTGACGAACGAGGACAGGAGCTGATCTATGCTGGGATGCCCATCACTGAGGTCTTCAAAGAGGAGATGGGAATTGGAGGGGTTCTAGGCCTGCTCTGGTTTCAGAGGAG GTTACCCAGGTACGCCTGCCAGTTCATCGAGATGTGCCTGATGGTGACAGCAGACCATGGGCCGGCCGTGTCTGGCGCCCACAACACCATcgtctgtgccagggctggcaaAGATCTGGTTTCAAGCCTCACTTCAGGCCTTCTTACTATT GGTGACCGGTTTGGGGGAGCACTGGATGCCGCGGCCAAAAtgttcagcaaagcttttgacaGTGGGATTATCCCCATGGAGTTTGTGAATAAGatgaagaaagaagggaagcTGATCATGGGCATTGGACACCGAGTGAAATCA ATAAACAACCCTGACATGAGAGTTCAGATTCTCAAGGACTACGTgaagcagcacttcccagccaCTCCGCTGCTGGACTACGCACTTGAAGTAGAAAAAATCACAACTTCCAAG aaaccAAACCTTATCCTGAATGTAGATGGCTTCATTGGAGTGGCCTTTGTTGACGTGCTCAGGAATTGTGGCTCTTTCACACG gGAAGAAGCAGATGAATATATTGATATAGGAGCTCTCAATGGCATTTTTGTACTGGGCAGGAGTATGGGATTCATTG GACACTACCTGGACCAGAAGAGATTGAAGCAGGGTCTGTACCGTCACCCCTGGGATGACATATCCTATGTCCTACCGGAGCACATGACCATGTGA
- the ACLY gene encoding ATP-citrate synthase isoform X2, which produces MSAKAISEQTGKEFLYKYICTSSAIQNRFKYARVTPATDWARLTQDHPWLLSERLVVKPDQLIKRRGKLGLVGINLTLDQVKAWLKQRLGQETTIANAKGILKNFLIEPFVPHKQEEEFYVCIYAAREGDYVLFHHEGGVDVGDVDAKAQKLLVAVDEKLSESDVKKHLLQHAPADKKDILASFICGLFNLYEDLYFTYLEINPLVVTKDGVYILDLAAKIDATADYICKVKWGDVEFPPPFGREAYPEEAYIADLDAKSGASLKLTILNPKGRIWTMVAGGGASVVYSDTICDLGGVNELANYGEYSGAPSEQQTYDYAKTILSLMTREKHPEGKILIIGGSIANFTNVAATFKGIVRAIKDYQGPLKEHEVRIFVRRGGPNYQEGLRVMGEVGKTTGIPIHVFGTETHMTAIVGMALGHRPIPNQPPAAAHTANFLLNASGSPSTPAPSRTASFSESKPDGIAPAKKAKPTAPLGKATTLFSRHTKAIVWGMQTRAVQGMLDFDYICSRDEPSVAAMVYPFTGDHRQKFYWGHKEILIPVYKNMADAMRKHPEVDVLINFASLRSAYDSTVETMNYPQIRTIAIIAEGIPEALTRKLIKAADKKGVTIIGPATVGGIKPGCFKIGNTGGMLDNILASKLYRPGSVAYVSRSGGMSNELNNIISRTTDGVYEGVAIGGDRYPGSTFMDHVLRYQDTAGVKMIVVLGEIGGTEEYKICRGIKEGRITKPVVCWCIGTCATMFSSEVQFGHAGACANQASETAVAKNQALKEAGVFVPRSFDELGEVIQSVYQDLVAKRVIEPAEEVPPPTVPMDYSWARELGLIRKPASFMTSICDERGQELIYAGMPITEVFKEEMGIGGVLGLLWFQRRLPRYACQFIEMCLMVTADHGPAVSGAHNTIVCARAGKDLVSSLTSGLLTIGDRFGGALDAAAKMFSKAFDSGIIPMEFVNKMKKEGKLIMGIGHRVKSINNPDMRVQILKDYVKQHFPATPLLDYALEVEKITTSKKPNLILNVDGFIGVAFVDVLRNCGSFTREEADEYIDIGALNGIFVLGRSMGFIGHYLDQKRLKQGLYRHPWDDISYVLPEHMTM; this is translated from the exons ATGTCAGCCAAAGCCATCTCTGAGCAGACGGGGAAGGAGTTCTTGTACAAGTACATCTGCACGTCCTCTGCCATCCAGAACCGCTTCAAGTATGCCCGGGTCACCCCAGCCACGGACTGGGCACGGCTCACACAGGACCACCCATGGCTCCTGAGCGAG CGTTTAGTGGTGAAGCCAGATCAGCTCATCAAGAGACGTGGGAAGCTTGGACTGGTTGGGATTAATCTCACTCTGGATCAGGTGAAGGCTTGGCTCAAGCAGCGCCTGGGCCAGGAAACCACG ATTGCTAATGCGAAGGGAATCCTAAAGAACTTTCTGATTGAACCCTTCGTCCCTCACAAACAG GAGGAAGAGTTCTACGTATGCATATACGCTGCCCGTGAGGGAGACTACGTGCTCTTCCACCATGAAGGGGGTGTGGATGTGGGAGATGTGGATGCCAAAGCTCAGAAGCTGCTCGTGGCAGTGGATGAGAAGCTCAGTGAATCGGATGTGAAGAAGCATCTCCTGCAGCATGCACCAGCTGACAAGAAGGA catctTGGCCAGCTTCATCTGTGGCCTGTTCAACCTTTATGAAGATCTGTATTTTACGTACCTTGAGATCAATCCATTAG TGGTGACTAAGGATGGTGTTTACATCCTTGATTTGGCTGCGAAGATTGACGCGACAGCTGACTACATCTGCAAAGTGAAGTGGGGGGATGTGGAGTTCCCCCCTCCTTTTGGCAGGGAAGCTTACCCTGAG gaaGCCTACATTGCTGACCTGGATGCCAAGAGTGGGGCCAGCCTGAAGCTTACGATCCTGAACCCCAAAGGCAGGATCTGGACCATGGTGGCTGGTGGTGGTGCTTCAGTGGTGTACAG tgACACCATTTGTGACCTGGGGGGTGTGAATGAACTGGCGAACTACGGGGAATATTCAGGGGCCCCGAGCGAGCAGCAGACCTACGACTACGCTAAAACCATCCTCTCCCTCATGACCCGAGAGAAGCACCCAGAAG ggAAGATCCTGATTATTGGAGGCAGCATTGCAAACTTCACCAATGTAGCAGCCACCTTTAAA GGCATTGTGAGAGCAATTAAGGATTACCAAGGCCCTCTGAAGGAGCATGAGGTGAGGATCTTTGTACGAAGAGGAGGCCCAAACTACCAGGAAGGGTTACGTGTCATGGGAGAAGTTG GGAAGACCACGGGGATCCCCATCCATGTCTTTGGCACGGAGACCCACATGACTGCGATCGTGGGCATGGCGCTGGGCCACCGGCCGATCCCCAACCAGCCGCCCGCCGCAGCCCACACCGCCAACTTCCTCCTCAACGCCAGCGGCAGCCCCTCG ACTCCAGCACCGAGCAGAACTGCCTCTTTCTCTGAGTCCAAACCAGATGGTATTGCTCCAGCTAAGAAGGCAAAACCAACAGCACCTCTTG GTAAAGCCACAACACTGTTCAGCCGCCACACCAAAGCGATTGTGTGGGGGATGCAGACCCGGGCTGTCCAAGGAATGCTGGACTTTGATTACATTTGCTCCCGGGATGAGCCCTCAGTGGCTGCCATGGTTTATCCGTTCAC TGGTGACCACAGGCAGAAGTTCTACTGGGGCCACAAAGAAATCCTGATCCCAGTCTACAAGAACATGGCAGATGCCATGAGGAAGCACCCAGAGGTGGACGTTCTCATCAACTTTGCGTCTCTGCGCTCTGCCTATGACAGCACTGTGGAAACCATGAATTATCCCCAG ATCCGCACCATTGCCATTATTGCCGAGGGCATTCCGGAGGCCCTGACGCGCAAACTGATCAAGGCAGCTGATAAAAAGGGAGTCACCATCATTGGGCCTGCAACT GTTGGTGGGATCAAGCCGGGTTGCTTTAAAATAGGCAACACAGGAGGCATGCTGGATAACATCTTGGCATCGAAGCTGTACCGTCCTGGCAGCGTGGCCTATGTGTCCCGCTCTGGAGGGATGTCCAATGAGCTCAACAACATCATCTCCCGAACCACCGACGGGGTCTATGAGGGGGTGGCCATCGGAGGAGACAG ATATCCTGGTTCAACTTTTATGGATCATGTCCTGCGTTATCAGGATACTGCAGGAGTGAAGATGATTGTAGTACTGGGGGAG atTGGAGGCACAGAAGAGTACAAGATCTGCAGGGGCATTAAAGAAGGCCGGATCACCAAGCCAGTGGTGTGCTGGTGCATTGGTACCTGTGCCACCATGTTCTCCTCAGAG GTGCAGTTTGGCCATGCAGGAGCTTGTGCCAACCAAGCCTCCGAAACTGCTGTAGCAAAGAATCAAGCCTTGAAGGAAGCTGGAGTGTTTGTTCCCCGGAGTTTCGATGAGCTGGGAGAGGTCATTCA GTCTGTGTACCAGGATCTTGTGGCCAAAAGAGTGATTGAACCAGCTGAGGAAGTGCCTCCTCCAACTGTGCCAATGGATTACTCATGGGCAAGg GAGCTGGGACTGATTCGCAAACCAGCTTCCTTCATGACCAGCATCTGTGACGAACGAGGACAGGAGCTGATCTATGCTGGGATGCCCATCACTGAGGTCTTCAAAGAGGAGATGGGAATTGGAGGGGTTCTAGGCCTGCTCTGGTTTCAGAGGAG GTTACCCAGGTACGCCTGCCAGTTCATCGAGATGTGCCTGATGGTGACAGCAGACCATGGGCCGGCCGTGTCTGGCGCCCACAACACCATcgtctgtgccagggctggcaaAGATCTGGTTTCAAGCCTCACTTCAGGCCTTCTTACTATT GGTGACCGGTTTGGGGGAGCACTGGATGCCGCGGCCAAAAtgttcagcaaagcttttgacaGTGGGATTATCCCCATGGAGTTTGTGAATAAGatgaagaaagaagggaagcTGATCATGGGCATTGGACACCGAGTGAAATCA ATAAACAACCCTGACATGAGAGTTCAGATTCTCAAGGACTACGTgaagcagcacttcccagccaCTCCGCTGCTGGACTACGCACTTGAAGTAGAAAAAATCACAACTTCCAAG aaaccAAACCTTATCCTGAATGTAGATGGCTTCATTGGAGTGGCCTTTGTTGACGTGCTCAGGAATTGTGGCTCTTTCACACG gGAAGAAGCAGATGAATATATTGATATAGGAGCTCTCAATGGCATTTTTGTACTGGGCAGGAGTATGGGATTCATTG GACACTACCTGGACCAGAAGAGATTGAAGCAGGGTCTGTACCGTCACCCCTGGGATGACATATCCTATGTCCTACCGGAGCACATGACCATGTGA